Part of the Benincasa hispida cultivar B227 chromosome 11, ASM972705v1, whole genome shotgun sequence genome, taatatgaatttaagTGGCATGTCCAAGAAAATAACAAGATTCGGACAAAAAATAACACCCAGATAAAAATGGGCTTAGAGCAAGGAGTTGGTTTAGGCCTTAGCCAAGTCGAGGGCATACCTAACAAAATGCTTAATGAGGCATGTCCAAGCATGGCTTAACCCAAGAATATCACTCCTAAGACCAAAATGGGCCTAAGAAGAGGTGCTTGACCTCGGGCTTGGCTAAGACTGAGCCTAACTAACTAGCTAATGAAACATGCCCGACCCAATGAGATAAAGGGCTACCCAATATTGCTTTGGAACTTTATAGAAGATAACCTAGGCCACTTATGCATATAAATACATCAATATAACTCCAAAGAAATAAAGCTAATTTTTACTCTCAAATCTCGAAGTTTCCACACTTCCTCACAGTCTGACTTAAGCATCGAAGTGGGTGTAGCAACATTAGTGTATATGTTTCCCTTTGTTTTACAAGTCACATTCTTCTcctattcaaataaatttaccGTAGTTGTCATGTAAAGATCAAACTATTTTCCTTGTCCAGATTTTGGCATCAATagatatgttaaatatattataaaaagaaaaggtttATTAAGTATTgtttaaaatgaaataacataTTAGAGACcattgaaagttcaaaaaataaatttatagctTAACTTCTATTAATTTACCTGTTTTAAgaaataaatgtatgtgttCATACGAGGTTTATCAAATAAACGTTGTTTGGAATCGAACTTGTGTTTATGCTGATTTTATGTAGATGTGATTCGTTTTTTGATAGTTGATTCTTTGATTCTCTCTTTTTGATGCATATGCATGATTTGAATAAACAAAGCGTGTGAATGTTcttgaaattgaagaattagaAGAATATTTGTATCTGGAAAAAATTTATGTTTCTGAGTTCAATCCTAATGAGCTCATAGAGTCTTCTGGTTGTTAGAAGAATTATTTCTAATTCTATGGAGACTTAAATTTCTGAACCTTTTTAAATGAAGGAGAACTTCTTTATCTATAGAGCTTCAATATGGCTTTGTAGGCTTGGTTAGCATTTGGACtaaattaaatacatttttgggCTCAATTGAACCTAAGCTTGAGTAGTAATActaaattggaaaaaataattaatttgatcaaACGGTCAAAATAAAAGACACGACGTTATCAAAATCTACCAACTTtcgtcttcaatttcaatttagaatACATGTCGATCTTTAATTagttatgaaatcaataatttataattttgtcattaatttgagaaataatATGGCGATTTGTGATTAGTCAAAATTTCTATatgttttgtaattattttacgtttttttctaaaattaaatttttggtaatatcattttgagaaaaatgaaaaagaaaatcggCCACGTAAAATTTGTATAACCAAATTAAACCAATATCTTTTATAGGCATGCCACGTTTTCCAAAATATTGTCGTTTTTCCTTTCGAGATGGATAGACAATCTTTTTGTCGAATctactttaatttattttggttCTACCTCCTACCAACTCAATTAAACTTATctatttgaatattataattttctctttatatttccaaattctaaaaatatcacatcaaacttatttaattgattattagagtcTATACTATTCGCCTAAAATTCTTTATTCAATATcagatttcaaaatcaaaaacaacttttaattttcaaaccctaatatgattttttaaaacaccATTAAAGGGTAAATAACAAAAACATCgattcataaaaataatatttatagactaaatttttaaatattaaatgagTATCATATGAgacttaaaactattttttttttttttagtttttaaaatttggctaaattttgacaacaaaataataatagtatatgtaaacttcattttaaaaacaaaagtaaaaacCCAATTGATTATCAACACagtcttaattaatttttaaaaacttcaaacattatagaatttattattaattttaaagtgtAACCTCGGTTAAATATAGAATCGAGAGTTAatgcatttttaaaatttagaaactttttaaatacaaaataaataattcagaattaacttgtaatttaactacCTCGGCCAAAACGAGCACAACTCAACTCCATATACAATGTGTTGGCAATCTTAAATTTTCGATCACTTCTCTGTAAATAAATGTCGATGATTAGATGCAACATAATATCTCATGCATTCCATTTTTCTTAcatgataaaaatgaaaataatttatttttttcaggaaaaaaaaaaacatgccacgtgaaaaaaatttattgtcTGCAATGCACCaacattttttcattaaataaattagttttaattttattttaatttgaatttctagATTTGTCTTTTTGGAGCTCCTGTAATGTAAACTTTACTGAACTCCTCGACTCTCATATATATAAACCATTCAATTCCTTTTTCTTCATTCGCAAACTCTGAAAGAAGAAAGGCCATGGCTCTCCAAGTTcaaatgcaagaagaagatttCGGAATGTGTCCGAGCTTCAACAGTTACTCCACCGGAACAACCTCGGCCGCCGCCATAAGAGCCGCCGGCTGCTCTGTTTTCGATTTCAATCAATCGCACTCGCCAAACAAAGCAAAGGATCAGGAAGAAGACGACGACGATTTCGAATTCGTCTCGCTCCGTAAACCTGCCGATTGCGATGATGTATTTGGCGGTGGCGGTTTAATCCCTCCTGCGTTTCCGATTTTCAATTCCGATCTTCTGTTTGAGGAACCTCAAGTTGAAAAACCGGAAATCGACGGTCGAGATTCAGCAATCGAGCAGCCGATTCGAATTCCTCTGGAGAAGCTTCTAATCCGAGATCGCGATTACGATCCGCAGTCACCTTCGTCTACGTCGTCTTCGTCTTCGTCTTCGTCATCGTCAGTGGATGAATTGGAAGGAGTTCCGTCTGAAACGTACTGCGTTTGGAAACCTAAATCCATCGGAACGCCAAATCTGGCTTGCAAGAAGAGCCGATCCACTGGATCATCGTCGACAAAGCGTTGGGGAATCCGAGACCTTCTACGGAGAAGCCACAGCGACGGAAAACAGTCGTACATCTCCTTCACGCCGTCGACGAGTTCAAATTCAACGAAGAAGGTAAAAGAAATCAAATCAGAGACAAAATCGACGAGGcaattaaaggaaaagaaagattaCTCCGGCGGAGATCAGAAGAAGATTTTCTCTGCACACGAATCATTCTACGTGAGGAATCGCACGTTGAGAGAAGAAGGTAAGAGGAAATCATATCTTCCTTACAAATTACAAGCCGGAATTGGCTGGTTGTTGGAGTAAAACATCATTGGATTCGGCTGAGTGAGTTAACTATTGGAGCATTTAATTTTTTGCATTTTCAAAAGCTCTGTTTATGTTTAGATatgaaagaaaagggaaaaataaagaTGATTGATGAACAAGTTTTTCAGTTATCTTTGAACATATATATGTTTAGATTATTACATATATGTAATATACAATGAGATTGTTAATTGATATGGATTTGAGATTCCATGAGAGAATTTTGATGCAAATTGAGATAAAGTCTTACTCGAAGTTACCAATTTTTTAGTTACTATTTCATTTCCAAGTGtatttaaaacaagaaatatgTTTGGGTGAAAGCTATCTCCATATCCAATCTGtgaacgttttttttttaaatagataattcaatataatttttttaatataccaaattaattttcctgtgtattttcttatttaacaaacaatatttttaagTTAAAAGTCACaattagtctctaaactttcataagagTAACAATTTGATAATTGAACTCTACTTTGTAATGATTTACacttaactttcaattttgtagcaatttagtccctaaacttttactatgtaaaaatttagtttttgtattttaaaacttGTAACGATTTAATCCTTATCGTAGAAAGTAgtattaagatttaatgagatttatatcataaataaaCTGATAAACTAACTAGAGACTCAATAACTTTATACAATacattcataaaataataaaaattgatatctatttttcatgaattttttttatcgaggaattaaattgttcaaaatttaaaagtgCAAATATCAAATTGTTACATACTAATTtcatgaattaaattattacaaaatagaaaataaccGTTACGTACCAAAATTCAGAGTTATTTTCGTCAAAATTTAGGTgccaaaaagtttttttaaaccTAATTTCTATTAGAAAAGTTGGcaatacaaataataaaagTTGATATTTTTACATTCTAAACTTTTTGCTGTTTAAAAGGGTACATTAACTAAAATAGACAAAAAGTGAAAgcatataaactaaaataaatctGAAAGTTTGaactttttgattttttattcgaGAGCATATGCATCAACCtattatataagatatttttttaaaaactaaattaagatTTAGTTTAGTACTAAAAGaacaaaattgtttttgtttttatttatacgTTTTTAATAATactcaaataataattatttctacCCATTTTTTCCACtctattgttattattattattaacgtTTCATTGACTCGTATCATATTACAAAAAGCATGAAGTCGttctatttgaaaattaattaacgATAAGAGATTATGTGGTTTTATCGAAAGTCTcattaaatttaagtttatatttttctttaatttgaatctaactctaaaatatttattataatttgaaaGAATCATAGTTTCAGCGCCCCACCAAATTAAAAGGACTAGTTCTTATttgttcaaattatatttgaGCGAtaacatattaatatatattatatagtaaaggaaaattattttaaatgataaaattatttaaaatatttataaatatagcaaaatattataGACTGTAATAGACCGCAATAAactactatctgtgtctattATGATACAGGTAGGTACATATAGTagtctatcatagtttatcacaatttatcacagatagacagtaaaattttactataccatataaatattttagttcattttattatatttaaaaacaacattagatttcttaattatatatgcttaaaaatattaattacatgggGATTGTTAATTACACGTTCCTTTTCAATTAATTCTTGGATTTAAATACTCAGGTGGCTAAACTATaatgctttgaactttaaaaaagtgCAAACTTTTGGAGATATCTATTAGTTTATAGACGTAAAAAAAATGTGTCGGTATATTATAATCTTGCAttggatattttattatttattaggtattgttattatttttggaAGTCTTGCAATCtaagtaaaaataataataataataataatattaatattaatcatAAACATGAGGTTACATGGGTAGTTTGTaggattaatatatattttacaatctattatatataaatccACATTTTAACGAATTACTCCCGAACGACCAGGTTTAAATTGTAATGGTACTAGcaaaattaatatgtaattaGTGAATAAATATTGGTTGAAATACTGgccattttttagttttaataaatctcaaaaggtAAAAATTAGGATCCGTTTTATAATCATTTAGGTCCCGTTTGATACcgttttatttttgaaaatttagtctATAGATACTATTTCcacctttaaatttctttttttattatctacttttcatcaatgtTTCAGAAAACaaagctaaattttgagaactaaaaaaagtagctttcaaaaagttgttttttgtcTTTGGAATTTAGCaaataattcaaccattgtacttaagaaatatacaattcattgtaagaaatgttgatgaaataagcttcattttcaaaaacaaaaacaaaaaaccaaatggttcaAACAGGgtcttagttttttgtttttgttttgaaaattaagtttatttcatccAAAATTCTTATATTGCATCTTTGTTAAATATaatagttaaattcttagctaaattccataaacaaaaataattgtttgaaagctactttttttagttctcaaatttagcttgattttttaaatcattgttgaaaagtaaataacaaaagaaaattttggaggtggaagtaatatccataggcttaatttttaaaaacaaaaacaaaaacaaaatgattaccaaatggaatctatattttttattctatgTTTTGAGTCTATTTTCCATTAGTTTTAGGTTTCAAATTGTTAAATTTTTACCCTTAGGTTTTGAGTTTGTTTCAATTAAGTCCCTAAAACTTcatatttacacttttaaccttgtttttttaataaaaaaatatttaattaattaccttTGATATGAAGTGTTagtgtctattaattaatttaaaagaattaaattaatttttactaaCTTTTCGtctctattaaaattaattaaaaaatttaataccataattatttaaaattatttaactgAAAGATAATGTCAAGTATCAAAATAAACAGTGACAAAAACTCAATGGTAAAAGTGTAAAATATTAAACCTTAGGGATCAaatgtaaagtaaataaaaaaaattcaagggtAGAAATGTTATGTTTTAAAACTGTGgatcaaataaaaactagactctAACCTGAGAGAGACAAAAATGATATTTCTTTTGTCTTAAAATTAGTCCTTATGATTAGCTTGACGTTTTTTTCCTCAATAAATCGTTAAAAGAAAGTATTAGTTTGAAGTTAATTTTATCAAACTTggtacaataataataataataattttcttttaagaaaagacACCATGCGAATATGCTTccaaaaaattaaagataaaagGTTAATATAATCTTCTTTTCCTTGCAAAGTGAGCATAATTTAGCGATAATTGATATATACTCCATTCCTTGAGGTTAGAATTTCAAATTCTTCGTACGCTTCcttatactattttttttttttaaaaataacagtGTAAACTAACAAGAATCtaagtttaagatttattgaaagttcaTGAACTAAATTAAAAGTAGTATGCAACTATATGacataaaagaaaatgtcaTAATTAAGATACTCTTAGTAATGCACTATTATTAACATTATTATGACATATTCTCAATGTCAAGGTAAAAGTTTAGTTGACAAGAAAAGTCAAATCTTGAGTCATTCGTTGATAAATAGTCGTAGAAAATTTCAcaataacaattaattaatgtCAGAAATTACTTATTGTTGAATGAGCAAGGATTAGGTGTAGTCTAACTCAATACTCCCCACTTCTTtaccataaaaaaataataataataaaagaaataattaaaaaaaaattgaattatcaCGTAGCAGTATTTTATTTGACCATATTTAGAGTTAGAATGCATCAAAATAGCTGCATCGAAGGAGCACCAATCCGTTGAAAAGTGTTTGGAaggaaaagaagggaaaaaaaagaaacttatgGAACATctaatgaaatatatttttacctAAAAAGTGAGTGTGAAGCACTTTGTATTGGGTGGGAAATTGATTTGAGCACATTGATTGTAATAAGTAAGTAAGTCAAAAAATGAATGAAGAGAGAGTTGGCGTGGGAGGAAGGAATTTGGAATCAGGatttgaatttggaatttggcccTCCTTTTTGAAGCCAAGTGGAGTGGGAAGATAGAAGTTGgggaaatataataattataaatttataattatgttCCTCCATACCCATATATGGTGGGTTGATTTTGATGGCCAATGGAAGGGACAATGATACTTATCCCAATTCAACACACTTTAAAACTTGTTCTCTATCATTTCATCAAATCTTCTCAATATTGTTCACGTTTTAGGTTATTAAAGAAAGGTTTGGcttcttacttttcaaaatcaaagtgGTAAATGGTAAAAATGTTTGAGTAATTAATGTTTATCGACTAAGGTAATTGATGTGGTGTGTATGTTAGCTTTCAGTCGTCAACAGTAGGGTCATAAATGTTATTGATCAAAGTCGTGGTAGAGATTTCCTGCAATGCAAGAAAATAATGAGTATTGGGATGTGATGTATCATTGTCTTTGTTGCTTAAATTGGTATGAGTTTTTGATTGTCCGATCATCTAATTATTCTCTAGAGTTTCACTAACTAATCGTCGTGAGTATCAATCATGTTTGCAAGTATTGCAAGTAATTTGCTAGGATATAAGATAAGCTAACACCATCGTATAGATTACTCAACAACTACATACTTATGTTTGATATGTTTGAAAGTGTTGGGACATATGGGACTCACTTTATTGATTGAGTTATGCGTCTTTTGTGCATTAACCTTTCATATTTTCTTGTTTTGAGCCAACCATGACTTTGTCTAGCTAATAACTAATCTTTGTTAATTAATGTAGAATTTATACTCCTGTGTATTAATCTACCTCAGTTGAGTTGTTAATTTCAATTTCACTCTATCAATTGAGCTTCAACTTTTTTCATAACATATAAACAATCTCAAGCGATTGAAAATGATATGCTAAACTTCACATGAATAGATTTGTGACCCATTGGATGAGATGTGAAGTTAGGGTTGGATTAGTCTCTTTTGGTTAAAATATGACTTACCTAGTAAGTGTATGGTCTTACGGGACCAATGACCTTCCCTTGTAGCATTTGGTTGTCTCAACCAATTGGGCTATGACCGCCATGGTTTTCTTAGTAAGACAGTGCAACATAATTATCAagtaattgaaaaattagagactaattaatttgaatattactTGTTGGAGATTTGGTTTGTTGGCtttataattttatctaaaGCAGTGGTTTTGCAGATGTcacaaataaaatcttaatatcCAATTGTGACAtcaaaatattttccttatctGGAAATATTCGGCTATGATATTTAgtctaatatttttctttattatgacgcgacttattttctccttttttggGAGATTTTTCCTTTTCTGGCTTCGTCTATAAAAGGATTCTCTTGGTTTACTTTTAATGAGTAGTTTTATTACGCCGATTTGTGTTTTATAGAGCAAGACATTTGTAGTACTTCAGCTAAATTATTCTACATTGTGTTCTTACTCGTTGCTCACTTTATTCTGCTGTGTAAGTTCTTCATCTGTTGATTGCAATACTTTGAAGATTATCAcgacttagggggagcctaagccaTAACTGCCAGAGAAGAGATTCTCAGTTTTGGGGGGAGCTTAGACTCAGCTCCAAAGGAGGAGTTCTCCGTCTTAGAGAAATCCTAAGATTCATTAGTGAAGGAAGTTCGCTAACTTGAGGAAAGATATCATCGTGAGAAGAAGTCTCACACACTGTCGGGTGTCGAAATATTAGACGCTAATATTAACATACTTAGGGGAAGCCTAAGTTCAGTTGAGAGAGAGTCTTACATCTAGGGGAAGTCTAGGTGATGTGTAAATTAAGTTCTACGGGAGTCACTG contains:
- the LOC120091294 gene encoding uncharacterized protein LOC120091294, which codes for MALQVQMQEEDFGMCPSFNSYSTGTTSAAAIRAAGCSVFDFNQSHSPNKAKDQEEDDDDFEFVSLRKPADCDDVFGGGGLIPPAFPIFNSDLLFEEPQVEKPEIDGRDSAIEQPIRIPLEKLLIRDRDYDPQSPSSTSSSSSSSSSSVDELEGVPSETYCVWKPKSIGTPNLACKKSRSTGSSSTKRWGIRDLLRRSHSDGKQSYISFTPSTSSNSTKKVKEIKSETKSTRQLKEKKDYSGGDQKKIFSAHESFYVRNRTLREEGKRKSYLPYKLQAGIGWLLE